In one window of Nicotiana tabacum cultivar K326 chromosome 12, ASM71507v2, whole genome shotgun sequence DNA:
- the LOC107770988 gene encoding peroxidase 43-like: MAALLCKRNAKSLIFSSIICFLIQITALNGQLRVGFYSQRCHNAESIVSSVVKEASQGEPRMPAMLLRLHFHDCFVQGCDGSILIDNVKEAERNAFGHEGLGGFEEIEKAKTRLEAQCPGVVSCADIVALAARDAIVLAGGPFYEVETGRRDGRVSDLSLAAAMPDVDDSIDVLKGKFKNKGFTEKELVILSGAHTIGTTACFFMPRRLYNFTGRSDADPTINSKFLPELRSKCPKNGNINFRIPLDNASERKFDDQILHNIKNGFAVIASDARLYDDKITRAVIDSYLQRKKSIPNSPSFARDFGLTMIKLGRLDVKTGLVGEIRKVCNSFNKM, translated from the exons ATGGCGGCATTATTGTGCAAGAGAAATGCAAAGAGTTTAATTTTCAGTTCAATTATATGCTTCCTAATACAAATAACAGCTCTAAATGGACAACTTAGAGTTGGGTTTTATTCTCAAAGATGTCATAATGCAGAATCCATTGTTAGCTCTGTCGTAAAAGAAGCTTCCCAAGGAGAACCAAGAATGCCAGCCATGTTACTTAGACTCCATTTCCATGATTGCTTTGTTCAG GGTTGTGATGGATCAATTTTGATTGATAATGTTAAAGAAGCTGAAAGAAATGCATTTGGACACGAAGGACTTGGAGGATTTGAAGAGATCGAGAAAGCCAAAACTCGATTGGAAGCTCAATGCCCAGGGGTGGTTTCTTGTGCAGATATTGTTGCTTTAGCTGCTAGAGACGCTATCGTCTTG GCTGGCGGACCATTTTATGAAGTTGAGACAGGTAGAAGAGATGGTAGAGTATCCGATTTGTCTCTTGCAGCTGCAATGCCAGATGTGGATGACTCAATTgatgttttaaaaggaaaattcaaaaataaaggcTTCACTGAAAAAGAACTCGTCATTTTGAGTG GGGCACATACTATTGGCACAACAGCTTGTTTTTTCATGCCTCGAAGATTATACAATTTCACTGGAAGATCAGATGCAGATCCAACTATCAATTCTAAGTTCCTCCCAGAGTTAAGAAGCAAATGCCCCAAAAATGGAAACATAAATTTCAGAATACCTCTTGATAACGCAAGCGAACGAAAATTTGACGATCAGATTTTGCACAACATAAAGAATGGTTTCGCAGTTATAGCATCAGATGCAAGGCTTTATGACGACAAAATTACACGAGCAGTGATTGATTCTTATCTTCAGAGAAAGAAATCGATTCCTAATTCACCATCATTTGCAAGGGATTTTGGTTTAACCATGATAAAGTTAGGAAGGCTTGATGTCAAGACTGGATTAGTAGGAGAGATTAGAAAGGTTTGTAATTCTTTTAATAAAATGTAA
- the LOC107770982 gene encoding putative arabinosyltransferase ARAD1, producing MNIEPSKRRRSRLSSPFPSSPFYSLSLPCSVATTMGSIHNSKSRLNSNTITPCTRTHQIGALALVITTFFLTRIFDQSFNRSSFSIPTTPYRSKNDVVRFSDSSSGSIFWPQRGYGTHLSLKIYVYDENEIDGLKHLLYGRDEKISPDSCLKGQWGTQVKIHRMLLQSRLRTRKKEEADLFFVPAYPKCVRVMGGLNDKEINQTYVKVLGQMPYFRLSGGRNHIFVFPSGAGAHLFKSWATYLNRSIILTPEGDRTDKRDTSAFNTWKDIIIPGNIDDGMTTHGSRLVEPLPLSKRKHLANYLGRAQGKVGRLQLIELAKQFPEKLECPELKFSGPDKLGRREYFEHLRIAKFCLAPRGESSWTLRFYESFFVECVPVILSDQAELPFQNVIDYTQISIKWPSTHIGTELLDYLESIPDKDVEEMIARGRKIRCLFAYTPESDSCSAFNAIMWELQRKVRQFHQSSETFWLHNRTIVNRDLVEFSKWKPPMPLP from the exons ATGAATATTGAACCTAGCAAACGACGACGTTCGCGGCTTTCATCTCCATTTCCTTCTTCGCCTTTCTACTCACTGTCACTACCCTGCTCAGTAGCAACAACGATGGGGAGCATACACAACAGCAAGAGCAGGCTCAACAGCAACACCATTACTCCCTGCACTCGCACACACCAGATCGGCGCTCTAGCTCTCGTTATCACCACCTTCTTCCTCACCAGAATCTTCGATCAGTCCTTCAATCGCTCCTCCTTCTCAATCCCTACTACTCCATACCGATCCAAAAACGACGTCGTAAGGTTCTCGGATTCATCAAGTGGGTCCATCTTCTGGCCACAACGTGGGTATGGGACCCACCTTTCTTTGAAGATTTACGTGTATGATGAGAACGAGATTGATGGGTTGAAACACTTGTTGTATGGCCGTGATGAGAAGATTTCTCCTGATTCTTGCCTTAAAGGCCAATGGGGTACTCAG GTTAAGATACACAGGATGCTTTTGCAATCAAGGTTACGGACCAGAAAGAAAGAAGAGGCAGATCTTTTCTTTGTGCCTGCTTATCCTAAATGTGTTAGAGTGATGGGCGGCCTGAATGACAAAGAGATTAATCAGACTTATGTGAAG GTGTTAGGTCAAATGCCATATTTCAGGTTATCTGGTGGCCGCAACCACATTTTTGTCTTCCCAAG TGGGGCTGGAGCACATTTATTTAAATCATGGGCGACATACTTGAATCGGTCTATAATTCTTACCCCTGAG GGGGATCGCACGGATAAAAGAGACACTAGTGCCTTTAATACatggaaagatattataatccCTGGAAATATTGATGATGGGATGACTACTCATGGCTCTAGGCTAGTTGAGCCTTTGCCTTTGTCGAAGAGGAAACATTTAGCTAACTATTTAGGTCGAGCACAAGGAAAGGTGGGTCGCCTTCAGCTGATAGAGCTCGCGAAGCAATTCCCGGAGAAG TTGGAATGTCCAGAATTGAAATTCAGTGGTCCCGACAAGCTAGGAAGGAGGGAATATTTTGAACATCTCCGCATTGCCAAGTTCTGCCTGGCTCCACGTGGTGAATCATCATGGACGCTTCGCTTTTATGAATCCTTCTTTGTG GAATGTGTTCCAGTAATCCTATCAGATCAAGCAGAATTACCATTTCAGAATGTGATTGACTACACCCAGATATCAATCAAATGGCCATCCACTCATATAGGAACTGAACTTCTGGACTACCTAGAGTCAATACCTG aTAAAGACGTAGAAGAGATGATAGCTAGGGGTCGGAAGATCAGATGCTTATTCGCTTATACTCCCGAGTCTGACTCCTGCTCTGCGTTTAATGCAATTATGTGGGAACTACAGAGAAAAGTAAGGCAATTCCATCAGTCATCAGAAACTTTCTGGCTCCATAATAGAACTATAGTCAACAGAGATTTGGTGGAATTCAGCAAGTGGAAACCACCTATGCCTCTGCCTTGA
- the LOC107770985 gene encoding psbP domain-containing protein 4, chloroplastic — MGTFVYSSSCLSWKNNLSRQVISSHLVVPHGVTEKGCSRIKAAACSKEDVHVSQDCEKSGGSLNRRSTIVSGVSLISSVLLGFPGEGSAVVKQGLLAGRVPGLSEPDEEGWRTYRRPDDKSGGHGVGWSPIIPYAFSVPDNWEEVPVSIADLGGTEIDLRFANPKEGRISVVVAPVKRFSDEIGEEATIEQIGPPDKVISAFGPEVIGESVEGKVLRAEVAEHSGRKYYQFELEPPHVMITATAAGNRLYLFNVTGNGLQWKKYYKDLRKIAESFRVV, encoded by the exons ATGGGAACATTTGTATACAGCAGCAGTTGCCTTTCTTGGAAAAACAATCTGAGCAGACAGGTGATTTCATCTCACCTAGTAGTTCCTCATGGTGTCACAGAAAAAGGGTGTTCAAGAATTAAGGCTGCTGCTTGTTCCAAAGAAGATGTGCATGTGAGTCAGGATTGTGAAAAATCTGGAGGCTCATTGAATAGGAGGTCAACTATTGTATCTGGAGTCTCTTTGATTTCATCAGTCCTGCTTGGTTTTCCTGGAGAGGGATCTGCTGTGGTGAAACAAGGCCTCCTAGCAGGGAGAGTTCCTGGACTTTCTGAACCAGATGAAGAAG GTTGGAGGACATACCGAAGACCGGATGACAAGTCAGGTGGACATGGTGTTGGATGGAGTCCTATCATTCCTTATGCTTTTTCAGTGCCTGATAATTGGGAAGAG GTCCCTGTGTCAATTGCTGATCTAGGTGGTACagagattgatttgaggtttgcgAACCCCAAAGAAGGGCGTATCTCTGTAGTTGTGGCTCCTGTTAAAAGATTTTCAGATG AAATTGGTGAAGAAGCCACCATAGAACAAATTGGACCTCCAGATAAAGTGATCAGCGCTTTTGGGCCTGAAGTCATTGGAGAGAGTGTGGAAGGTAAAGTCTTAAGAGCTGAAGTAGCAGAGCATTCAGGAAGAAAATATTACCAGTTCGAATTAGAGCCACCACACGTAATGATCACAGCAACAGCCGCCGGAAATCGCCTATACTTGTTCAATGTCACTGGAAATG GTCTTCAATGGAAAAAGTATTACAAAGATTTGAGAAAGATTGCTGAGTCTTTTAGGGTTGTCTGA
- the LOC107770983 gene encoding pentatricopeptide repeat-containing protein At3g21470-like, whose translation MKNSHKNCQIQSSGLSSLNNITNPLTNWAYNIKNCVYQGKFKEALLIYNRNRVTGSSIVGAVPLVLKACAALSMLSLGKALHAESVKSGFDCNVMVGTALLGMYGKCGEIWSARKVFDYMPERNVITWNAMISGYMKGGGTKTAILLFENMSEKTIVTWNEMIDGYARNGDIVMARSFFNRVPDELRNVVTWSVMVDGYASNGDMDAARELFEVMPRRNFYVWSSMVSGYFKNGDVKSAKAIFDRMTMKNLVNWNSLICGYTQNGYCEEALEAFTKMQDEGFEPDEVTVVSVLSASAQLALLDVGKEIHEMIIRKGIELNQFVLNGLVDMYAKCGDLSNARLIFEGMLVKSDAAWNSLISGYASHGHCVEAINFFERMESSGVKPNDITFLSVLSACAHGGFVEEGLEIFSGMEKYGLKASIKHYGCLVDLLGRAGRLKEACELIKGMPVTPNDTVLGALLGACRVHSDTDVVENILKEVKKLSSSCNSSVDAHYVILSNIYAASERWEKAERMRFALSNKGSQKTPGCSVVMLDGPETNFM comes from the coding sequence ATGAAAAACAGCCATAAGAATTGCCAAATTCAAAGTTCTGGATTGTCCTCGCTGAATAATATCACAAACCCATTAACAAATTGGGCTTATAACATAAAGAACTGCGTATATCAAGGAAAATTCAAAGAAGCCCTTTTAATATACAACCGTAATCGTGTTACTGGAAGTTCAATAGTGGGTGCTGTTCCTTTGGTGCTAAAGGCATGTGCTGCACTTTCAATGCTTAGCCTCGGCAAAGCTTTACATGCTGAATCTGTGAAATCAGGATTTGATTGTAATGTTATGGTGGGGACTGCATTGTTGGGTATGTATGGGAAATGTGGAGAAATTTGGAGTGCCCGGAAGGTGTTTGATTATATGCCTGAAAGAAATGTGATAACATGGAATGCTATGATATCAGGATATATGAAAGGTGGTGGTACAAAGACTGCAATTTTGTTGTTTGAGAATATGTCTGAGAAGACAATTGTGACTTGGAATGAAATGATTGACGGGTATGCTAGAAATGGAGATATCGTGATGGCTAGGAGTTTTTTTAACCGGGTGCCGGATGAGTTGAGGAATGTAGTCACATGGAGTGTGATGGTTGATGGGTATGCTAGTAATGGAGATATGGATGCTGCAAGGGAACTGTTTGAGGTAATGCCAAGAAGAAATTTCTATGTCTGGTCGTCGATGGTTTCTGGGTATTTTAAGAATGGTGATGTTAAGAGTGCCAAGGCCATATTTGATAGGATGACTATGAAGAACTTGGTGAATTGGAATTCATTGATATGTGGTTATACACAGAATGGATACTGTGAAGAAGCCTTAGAAGCGTTTACTAAAATGCAAGATGAGGGGTTTGAACCGGATGAGGTTACTGTAGTTAGTGTTTTATCGGCTAGTGCACAGCTGGCTTTGCTGGATGTTGGCAAGGAAATACATGAAATGATAATTCGGAAAGGGATTGAATTGAATCAATTTGTTCTTAATGGGTTGGTTGATATGTATGCAAAATGTGGGGATTTAAGTAATGCCAGATTAATTTTTGAAGGAATGTTAGTTAAAAGTGATGCAGCTTGGAACTCGCTGATATCTGGTTATGCCTCTCATGGCCACTGTGTGGAGGCAATTAATTTCTTCGAGAGAATGGAGAGCTCAGGAGTGAAACCTAATGATATAACATTTCTTTCAGTGCTATCGGCTTGTGCCCATGGTGGATTCGTGGAGGAAGGTTTAGAGATTTTCTCCGGGATGGAGAAATATGGGTTGAAGGCAAGCATCAAGCATTATGGTTGTCTTGTTGACCTTTTGGGAAGGGCCGGAAGATTAAAGGAGGCTTGTGAATTGATAAAAGGCATGCCTGTCACACCAAATGACACAGTTTTAGGGGCTCTGCTTGGAGCATGCCGGGTTCACTCAGACACAGATGTGGTAGAAAACATTCTGAAAGAGGTTAAAAAATTGAGCTCCAGTTGCAATTCCAGTGTTGATGCACATTATGTGATTCTTTCTAATATATATGCTGCCTCTGAAAGATGGGAGAAGGCTGAAAGGATGAGGTTTGCCTTGTCAAATAAAGGGTCTCAAAAGACACCTGGGTGTAGTGTGGTCATGCTTGATGGACCGGAGACTAATTTTATGTAA
- the LOC107770989 gene encoding putative pentatricopeptide repeat-containing protein At3g15930 gives MRISNIAPNSFTFTFLLRCFESFDSLEAGQVVHGHIVKLGFESSVFAKNTLMDFYAKCGGNLDSARKVFDEMPDRDVVSWNTMIGGYMIHGDQERALCLFEAMPERNVVTWNSVIAGLLKAGNMELARSVFKRMPEKNDVSWNTMISGCVKLSDIEAAIAVFDKMPEKSVISWTAMVSGYATIGDLQSARKMFDRIPAKNVVSWNALIAGYVNYHMFDEALSVFQHMLIDGNCKPNQTTLISILSACSHLGSHEHGKWIDSFIRKNKFDLSVPLGNALIDTFAKCGDMENAKAVFLRMAQRCIITWTTMISGLAVNGHCRDALELYEKMCLEGVEPDDVVFIAVLSACTHGGLLEEGKRVFDQMVTKFGIKPRIDHYGCMVDLLGRAGKFEEALSFIKSMHLEPNAVIWATLLSACKIHGNGELLDSLTRRILEQEPDNPSYLTLIMNLSSSIGRWQDALNFRRATRDKGIEKIPGCSSIQIGNSVHEFLAKDTKHSQRKEIYRVLGCLNGHLKLCEVE, from the coding sequence ATGAGGATATCAAATATTGCACCTAATAGTTTTACATTTACTTTTCTCTTGAGGTGTTTTGAGTCTTTTGACTCTTTAGAAGCTGGCCAAGTAGTGCATGGTCACATTGTGAAGTTGGGTTTTGAGTCTAGTGTGTTTGCTAAGAATACCCTTATGGATTTTTATGCTAAATGTGGTGGGAATTTAGACTCAGCTCGgaaggtgtttgatgaaatgcctgATCGGGATGTTGTTTCGTGGAACACGATGATTGGTGGTTATATGATTCATGGTGATCAAGAACGTGCCCTTTGTTTATTCGAGGCTATGCCCGAGAGGAATGTTGTTACGTGGAATTCGGTTATTGCTGGGCTATTGAAAGCAGGGAACATGGAGTTGGCTCGTTCTGTTTTTAAGCGTATGCCGGAGAAAAATGATGTTTCCTGGAACACAATGATTTCTGGATGTGTAAAGTTAAGTGACATAGAAGCTGCTATAGCTGTTTTTGATAAGATGCCGGAGAAAAGTGTAATTTCTTGGACTGCAATGGTGTCAGGATATGCTACAATTGGTGATCTTCAATCAGCAAGAAAGATGTTTGACCGAATACCAGCAAAAAATGTGGTTTCATGGAATGCCTTGATTGCTGGATATGTAAATTACCATATGTTTGATGAAGCTCTTTCAGTGTTTCAGCATATGTTGATCGATGGGAATTGCAAACCCAATCAGACCACTTTGATTAGTATACTCTCAGCTTGTTCACATTTGGGATCTCATGAGCATGGAAAATGGATCGATTCTTTTATAAGAAAGAACAAATTTGACTTATCAGTCCCACTAGGAAATGCTTTAATTGATACATTTGCAAAATGTGGAGATATGGAAAATGCAAAAGCAGTTTTCTTAAGGATGGCTCAGAGATGCATAATTACTTGGACTACAATGATATCAGGATTAGCAGTGAATGGGCACTGCAGAGACGCCCTAGAACTATACGAAAAGATGTGCTTGGAGGGAGTAGAGCCGGATGATGTTGTATTTATTGCTGTTCTGTCAGCTTGCACTCACGGTGGGCTGCTGGAAGAAGGGAAAAGGGTATTTGACCAGATGGTGACGAAGTTTGGCATTAAACCGCGGATTGATCATTATGGATGCATGGTTGATCTTCTTGGCCGAGCTGGAAAGTTTGAAGAAGCACTGAGTTTCATTAAGAGCATGCATTTGGAACCTAACGCAGTCATTTGGGCCACTTTACTTTCTGCTTGTAAAATTCATGGAAATGGGGAGTTGTTAGATTCCTTAACCCGGAGGATCCTGGAGCAAGAGCCTGACAACCCGAGTTATTTGACATTGATAATGAACTTAAGCTCTTCTATTGGGCGGTGGCAGGATGCCTTGAACTTCCGTAGAGCTACTAGAGACAAGGGAATAGAAAAAATTCCTGGTTGTAGCTCAATCCAAATAGGAAATAGTGTCCATGAGTTCTTAGCTAAAGATACAAAGCACTCACAAAGGAAGGAAATCTATAGAGTTTTAGGGTGTTTAAATGGACACTTAAAATTATGTGAGGTCGAATGA